GCCAATGCCCCTTGCGGCCGTCGGGTTCGACGACCGTGGTGACCGCCGGCCGATCGTCGAGCGTCACCGACGCGGCGACCTGGCCGCGCGAGGACAGTCGGGCGCTGGCCGGGTCGGGGAGTCGGAGGATGAGCCGGTCCTCGACGCTGCGGACGGTGGCGGTGAAACGGATGGACGGTGCGCTGGTCTCGGCCATGCCGCCAGCGTAGTCGGCGGGACCGCCACCGCGGCTGCCATGATGGTGACGTGAGCTGGGGTGCGGTGCTGGCGGTCAAACCGCTACCGGAGGCGAAGACACGGTTGGGCGGCAGCGCGCATGACCGCGCCGCCCTGGTGGTGGCGATGCTGGTCGACGTGATCGGGGCGGCCGCCGGTGCCGGGATGGTGCCGCTGGTCGTCACCCCCGACGCCCGGATCGCCGGGGCGGCGCGGGAGGCCGGGGCACTCGTCGTCGGTGAACCCGCCGATGCGAGCGGGCTCAACGCGGCCTTCTCGCACGGTCAACGGGAGTTGCGGGACCTCGACCCGGCGATCGACGCCGTGATGTTCCTGCAGGCCGATCTCCCAGCCGTGACCTCGGAAGCGTTGCGCAGCGCCCTCGCCGTGCACCGCGGCGCCACCGACGCCTGGCGCCCCCAGTCTTTCGTCGCGGACTCCGCCGGGGTCGGCACCGCGGCCCTGCTGCGCCCGCTGACCGTCGTCGACCCCCCGTTGTTCGGCCCCCATTCGGCCGCCTCCCACCGGCGCGCCGGAGCCGTGGAGATCGCCGCGCCCACCACGGCCGACGACCCGTGGCGGGGCCTGCGCACCGACGTCGACACCGTGGCCGACCTGCGCGTCGCGGCCGACATCGGGGTCGGTGCGGCCACCGCGGAATGGCTGCACCTGCGGGCCGGGTCCGGGCCCCGCTGCGCGGCTGGCGACCATGGTGCATGATGAGGCGGTGAATTCCGCCGATCCCGGTCCCGGCGCACCCCCCGCCGCGACGGCGCACCCCGACGAGTCCGCCGACCTGCCGGCCGATCGCTATCTCAATCGCGAGCTGTCCTGGCTGGACTTCAACTCCCGCGTGCTCGCCCTCGCCGAGGACACGTCGCTGCCGCTGCTCGAGCGGGCCAAGTTCCTCGCCATCTTCACGTCGAATCTCGACGAGTTCTTCATGGTGCGCGTCGCCGGGCTGAAGCGGCGCGACGAGACCGGGCTCTCGGTGCGGTCCGCCGACGGACTCTCGCCACGAGAACAACTGAGCCGCATCGCGGCGCGCACCCAGTCCATCGCCACCCGCCAGGCGCGGGTGTTCAACGAATCGGTGAAGCCGGCCCTCGACGGGGAGGGCATCCATATCGTCGCGTGGGCCGATCTGGACAAGCCGCAGCGCACCCGGCTCGCCGACTACTTCACCGACCAGGTCTTCCCGGTCCTCACCCCGCTCGCCGTCGACCCGGCCCACCCCTTCCCCTACATCAGCGGGTTGAGCCTGAACCTGGCCGTCACCGTGCGCGACCGGGCCGACGGCGCCGAGCACTTCGCCCGCGTCAAGGTGCCCGACAACGTCGCGAGATTCCTGCGCGTCGACAAGCTGACGGCGGCCGAGCCGCGGTCGGCCGCCGACGAATCCGACGTGGTGTTCCTACCCGTGGAGGAGTTGATCTCGGCGAATCTGGGCCAGCTCTTCCCGGGGATGGACATCGTCGAGCATCACGCGTTCCGCATCACCCGCAACGCCGACTTCGAGGTCGACGAGGATCGCGACGAAGACCTGCTGCAGGCGCTCGAGCGCGAATTGGCGCGGCGCCGGTTCGGGTCTCCGGTGCGCCTGGAGATCGAAGAGGACATGAGCGAGCACATGCTCGAACTGCTCCTGCGCGAACTCGACGTCGACCCGGCCGACGTGATCGCGGTCCCTGGGCCGCTGGACCTTTCGGCCCTGTTCCAGATCTACGACGTCGACCGCCCCACTCTGAAGGATCCGCCGTTCGTCCCGGTGACCAACCCGGCGTTCGGCGAGCGCGAGACCCCCAAGAGCGTGTTCTCCACGCTGCGCGAGGGCGAAGTCCTGGTCCATCACCCCTACGAGTCCTTCTCCACCAGCGTGCAGCGCTTCATCGAGCAGGCTGCCGCCGACCCGCAGGTCCTGGCCATCAAGCAGACGCTGTACCGCACGTCGGGTGATTCGCCGATCGTCGACGCCCTGATCAGCGCCGCCGAGGCCGGTAAACAGGTCGTCGCGCTGGTGGAGATCAAAGCGCGCTTCGACGAGCGCGCGAATATCAAGTGGGCGCGCAAACTCGAGCAGGCCGGCGTACACGTCGTCTACGGACTCGTCGGGCTCAAGACCCACTGCAAGACCTGCCTGGTGGTGCGACGCGAAGGGTCGACGATCCGCCGCTACTGCCACATCGGGACCGGCAACTACAACCCGAAGACCGCGCGCCTCTACGAGGACGTCGGCCTGTTCACCGCGGCGCCGGAGATCGGCGCCGACCTCACCGATCTGTTCAACACGCTGACCGGCTACTCGCGCAAGCACACCTACCGCAACCTGCTTGTGGCGCCGGACGGGATCCGCGCCGGGATCGTCGAGCGGATCCGCAACGAGATCGAGCGGCACCGGGCCGGCGACGCCAATGCACGGATCCGCCTCAAGGCCAACGCGCTGGTCGACGAGCAGATCATCGACGCGCTCTACCGCGCGTCGCAGGCGGGTGTGCCGGTGGAGATCGTGGTCCGCGGCATCTGCGCCCTGCGTCCCGGTATCCCCGGCGTCAGCGACAACATCGAGGTCCGCTCCATCCTCGGCCGGTTCCTGGAGCACTCGCGCATCTTCCACTTCGGCGCGCAGGACGAGTTCTGGATCGGCAGCGCCGACATGATGCACCGCAACCTCGACCGGCGGATCGAGGTCTTGGTCCAGGTCTCCGACCCGCGCCTCACCCGCCAGCTCGACGAGATCTTCGAATCGGCACTCGATCCGCGCACCCGCTGCTGGGTGCTGGGCAACGACGGCAAGTGGACCGCGTCGCCGGGTGCCGACGTCGAGGTCCGCGACCACCAGACCGAGCTGATGACGCGCTATCGGCGCCTCGCGGCCGGGTCGGGCCAGGCCTAGGCGGGAACCGCACACCGATGAGCGTGAACGTGCGCGCCGTGTGGGCGGGGGGCGGGGTGGTGTGGCGCCCCGACGCCGACGGCCAACCGGAGATCGCCCTGATCCACCGTCCCCGCTACGACGATTGGACCCTCCCCAAGGGGAAGACCGAATCCGGCGAGACGGTGTTCGCGAGTGCGGTGCGCGAGATCGCCGAGGAGACCGGATACGCCGTTCTCCTCGGCCGGCACCTGCGCCACGTCACCTACGCGATCAACGGAACGAAGCGCAAACACGTGCGCTATTGGTCGGCTCGCGTGACCGGGGGCGAGTTCACCCCCAATCGCGAGGTCGACCAATTGGTGTGGGTCTCGCCGTCCGCGGCGAAGACGAAGCTGACCTACACGCTGGACCGGTTGGTGGTCGACGAATTCCTCACCCTGCCCGCCGACCTGCACACGCTGCTGTTGGTCCGGCACGCCAAGGCCGGACGTCGTTCGCGCTACAGCGGCCCCGACGACCAGCGACCGCTGGAGCGCGTCGGCCGCGCCCAGGCCCAGGCCCTCGCCGCGCTGCTGCCGTTGTTCGGCGCCCGACGCCTGCATGCCGCCGATCGGACCCGCTGCGTCCAAACGCTCGAGCCGCTGGCGAAAGCCCTCGGCGACAAGAAGATCCGCATCGAGGAATCGCTCACCGAGGAAGCCTATTTACGCGATCCCGAGGCCGCCCAGCGCCGCATGGTCGATTTGGCGGCACGCCACGACGCCGTCCACGTCGTGTGCAGCCAGGGCAAGGCCATCGCGCCGTTGATGCAGTGGTGGTCGGCGCGCGACGGCTTCGCGCTGCCGGCCAACCGCAACCGCAAAGGCAGCACGTGGGTGTTGTCGATCGACGACGACGGCCGGGTCGTCGCGGCGGATCACATCGCCGATCCGATGCCCGACTACGACTGATCGAACCTCCGGCGACTACTTCTTGGGGGTCGCCTTCTTCGCGGGCGCCTTCTTTGCTGGGGCCTTCTTAGCCGGTGCCTTCTTTGCCGCAGCCGCGGTCTTCGCGGGCGCCTTCTTGGCGGGGGCCTTCTTGGCCGGTGCTTTCTTCGCCGCGGCCGTGGTCTTGGCCGGAGCCTTCTTCGCGGGCGCCTTCTTGGCCGGAGTCTTCTTCGCCGCGGTCACGGTCTTTGCCGGGGTGGCCTTCTTGACCGCCGCCTTCTTGGCGGGTGCCGCCTTCTTGGCGGCGGCAGTCTTCTTAGCGGGTGCCGCCTTCTTAGCAGTGGTCTTCTTCGCCGGCGTCGCCTTCTTAGCGGCAGTCTTCTTGGCGGGCGCCGCCTTCTTGGCCGCGGCCGCGTCGACCGCTCCGCGCTTGACCGCGGGGATTCCGGCCGGCAGGCGGAGCCGCCCGGCGATCACCTCTTTGAACTGGGCGCCGGGCCGAAACGACGGCACGTTGACCGCGCGGACCTTCACCGTCTCGCCGGTGCGCGGGTTGCGCGCGACGCGCGGCGCTCGTTTGCGCTTCTCGAATACGCCGAACCCGGTGATGGTCACCTTCTCGCCCCGGTTGACCGCGCGCACCACCGTGTCGATGAACTGCTCCACGGCGTCGGTGGCGGTCTGACGATCCGCTTTGAGCCGTTTCGTCAGTTCGTCGATGAGCTCCGCCTTGTTCATGTCGACCTCCACGGTTGGTGTGACGTGACTAACACAACACGGTAAACGCCGCGTGAGAAAAGGTCCATCATCGGCGCGCATATCCGCGCGTCGAATCTCGTTGCGCCCAAGCGCTAGTCGATCACGTCGCCGCGTCGACCGTTCCGCCTCAGAGCGTGGTCGGTTTGAACGCGGGCCGTGCGCGCTCGAAGACGTCGATCGCCTCGACTTCGCGCAGGGTGAGCCCGATGTCGTCGAGCCCCTCCAGCAGGCGCCACCGGGTGTAGTCGTCGATCTGGAAGGGCACGACGAGATCGCCCGCGGTCACGGTCTTGGCTTCGAGGTCGACGGTGAGCTCCAGGCCGGGCTCGTTCTCCAGCCGCTTCCAGATGAGCTCGATGTCACCCTGGTCCACCTGTGCCGCAAGCAATCCGGCCTTGCCGGAGTTGCCGCGGAAGATGTCGGCGAACCGGGAGCTGAGGACGACGCGGAAGCCGAAGTCCATCAGCGCCCACACGGCGTGCTCGCGCGACGACCCAGTACCGAAGTCGGGACCGGCCACCAGCACCGACCCCTTGTCGCAGGGCTCGGTGTTGAGGATGAACTCGGGGTCGGCGCGCCAGGACGAGAACAGTCCGTCCTCGAATCCGGTGCGCGTGACCCGCTTGAGGTACACCGCGGGGATGATCTGGTCGGTGTCGACGTTGCTGCGGCGCAGCGGGACCCCGATACCGGTGTGGGTGGTCAACGGTTCCATGATTCCTCCGTGGTGAGATCGGCGGGGGCGCTCAGCGTCCCGCGCACCGCGGTGGCCGCGGCGACGGCAGGCGAGACCAGATGGGTCCGGCCGCCCTTGCCCTGGCGGCCCTCGAAGTTGCGGTTCGACGTCGACGCGCACCGCTCCCCCGGCGCCAGCTGGTCCGGGTTCATGCCCAGGCACATCGAGCAGCCGGCCTGGCGCCATTCCGCCCCGGCCGACGTGAAGACCTCGCCGAGGCCTTCTTGCTCCGCCTGCTGGCGCACCTTCATCGAGCCGGGGACGATCAGCATGCGCACCCCGTCGGCGACCTTCCGCCCGCGCAGCACGTCGGCGACGGCCCGCAGGTCCTCGATCCGCCCGTTGGTGCACGACCCGACGAACACCGCGTCGACCTTGACCTCGCGCAGCGGCGTGCCCGGCACCAGGTCCATATATTCCAGCGCGCGTTGGGCCGCCTGCTTGTCGTTCTCGTTGCCGAAGTCCTCGGGGTCGGGGATCGCCGCACCCAGCGGGAGGCCCTGGCCGGGGTTGGTCCCCCAGGTGACGAACGGGGTCAGCTCGGAGGCGTCGATGTGCACCTCGGCATCGAACTCGGCGCCCTCGTCGGTGCGCAGGCCGTCCCAGTATTCGACGGCGGCATCCCACTCGTCGCCGGAGGGGGCATGCGGACGCCCCTTGAGGAACTCGTAGGTCACCTGGTCGGGGGCGATCATCCCGGCACGGGCGCCGGCCTCGATCGACATGTTGCACATGGTCATGCGCGCCTCCATCGAGAGCTTCTCGATGGCCGGTCCGCGGTATTCCAGCACGTACCCCTGGCCGCCGCCCGTCCCGATCTTGGCGATCACGGCGAGGATCAGGTCCTTACTCGTCACGCCGGGCGGCAACTCGCCGTCGACGGTGATCGCCATCGTCTTGAAGGGCCGCAGCGACAGCGTCTGCGTGGCCAGCACGTGCTCGACCTCCGACGTGCCGATCCCCATCGCCAGCGCGCCGAAGGCGCCGTGCGTGGAGGTGTGGCTGTCGCCGCAGACGACGGTCATACCCGGCTGGGTCAGCCCCAGCTGGGGGCCGACGACGTGCACGATGCCCTGCTCGGCATCGCCCATCGGGTACAGGCGGACGCCGAATTCCTCGCAGTTGTGACGCAGCGTCTCGACCTGCGTGCGCGACACCGGGTCGGCGATCGGCTTGTCGATGTCGACGGTGGGGACGTTGTGGTCCTCGGTCGCGATGGTGAGATCGGTGCGCCGCACCGGGCGGCCGGCCATGCGCAGGCCGTCGAAGGCCTGCGGGGAGGTCACCTCGTGGATGAGGTGCAGGTCGATGTAGATGAGGTCGGGATTGCGCTGACCGGAATCATCCACCTCGCCGCGCGCGACGACATGGTCGTCCCACACCTTCTCGGCGAGCGTTCGGGGCTTGGCCGGGCTGTTGCTCATCGCTCTTGGAATCTCACTATCTGGACAGTTAGTATCGTCTTATGGGAAATGGTACCGCATCCGGTCCGGTCAGCGGAATCGGCGTGCTCGACAAGTCGGTCACCGTGCTGAGCGCGGTCGCGGTCGCGCCGTGCAACCTCGCCGAGCTGTGCGAGACCACCGGGTTGCCCCGCGCCACCGCCCACCGCCTCGCCGTCGGGCTGGAGGCGCACCGGTTGGTGGCGCGCGACTCGACGGGACGCTGGGTGCCCGGCCCGGCGCTGCGCGAACTGTCCGGCTCCCACGTCGACCGCATTCCCGACGCCGCCCTCTCGATCCTCCCGCGGCTGCGGGAGATCACCGGCGAATCCGTGCAGATCTACCGGCGCGACGGGGCCGAGCGCATCTGCGTCGCCGCCCTCGAGCCGCCCAGCGGCCTGCGCGACACCGTCCCCGTCGGAACGCGTCTGCCGATGACGGCCGGCTCGGCCGCCAAGGTGCTGCTCGCCTGGGCACCGGAGGGGGTGCGAGCCACCCTGCTCGACGAGAGCGTCTTCGCCGAGCGGACCCTGGCCGACGTCCGCCGCAAAGGGTGGGCCCAGAGCGTCGCCGAGCGGGCGGCCGGGGTGGCCAGCGTCTCGGCACCGGTGCGCGACGCCGACGGCGAGGTGGTCGCGGCGATCTCGGTCTCCGGACCGGTCGAGCGCATCGGCCGACGTCCCGGCGCGCGCTGGGCGGCCGATCTGCTGGCCGCAGCCGACGCGCTGACCGAGCGGCTCAGCCATAGCGTCGACTGACGGCGCCGGGGGCCGATAGGGTCGGCGGATGGGTAAGAATCAGCGCGGCCAGATCGTCATGTCCGACGAGGAGATCGCGGACTTCATCAACTCCCAGCGGACCGCGACACTCGCGACGACCGGTCCCGACGGGTCCATCCACCTCGTCGCCATGTGGTACGGCGTGATCGACGGCGAGTTGTGGTTCGAGACGAAGTCGAAGTCGCAGAAGGCGATGAACCTGCGGCGCAACGCGCGCTGCTCGGTGCTCATCGAGGACGGCGACACCTACGACCAACTGCGCGGCGTCACCATCGAGGGCAGCGCCGTCATCTACGACGACGAGGAGCACACCCTCCCGACCGGGATCAACGTGTTCGAGCGGTATTACGGCCCCTACAGCGAGGAGCTGCGGCCGGCCGTCGAGCAGATGATGAACAAGCGGGTGGCCGTGCGGGTCCAGGCCGAGCGCACGCGCAGCTGGGACCACCGCAAACTGGGCCTGCCCGCGATGCCGTTGTCGGGGTCGACCGCCCCCGCGCCCTGACCGCGACCGAAACGAGAAAAGCGCCCCGCACCTGTCGGTGCGGAGCGCTTTCGCGTTGTACCCCCTACGGGATTTGAACCCGCGTTACCGCCTTGAGAGGGCGGCGTCCTAGGCCGCTAGACGAAGGGGGCCTGAACAACTCCTCGGCGCAAGCCGTGAAGTCCGCTGGGGTACCAGGACTCGAACCTAGAATGGCGGTACCAGAAACCGCTGTGTTGCCAATTACACCATACCCCAAGGGTCTGCCTCCCCCGTGCGTCACCGCCCGGCGGAAGGACCGAGAAGTAGGTTAGCAGGATGGGCGCCCGATAGCACAAACGTGCAGGCCAAGGGTATTATTCCGAATACTTCTCGACGGCGTCGCGCAACCGGGCCAGCGAGCGGTCTGCGCCCAGCACCTCCATCGACTCGTACAGCGGCGGACTCACCGCTGCCCCGGTCACCGCGACGCGGACCGGGCCGAAGGCCTTGCGCGGTTTGAGTTCCAATCCCTCCACGAGGGCCGTCTTCAGCGCCTCCTCGATCGAGGCCGTGTCCCACGTGGACAGACCCTCCAGGGCGCCGATGGCGGCTTTCAGCACCGGTACCACCTCGGGTCCGAGGTTCTTGGCCGCGGACTTCTCGTCGAGCACGAAATCGGCGTCGGCGACGTAGTGGAACTTGACGAGGTCCCAGGCGTCGCCGAGGACCTGGATCCGCGTCTGGATCAGATCGGCGAGGGCCCGGAAATCGGCCTCATCGGCCGGCGACTGGGCGAAGTGCCCCTGGGCGACGAGGTAGTCGCCCAGGCGCGCGGCGAAGTCGGCCGGGGCGAGCATGCGGATGTGTTCGGCGTTGATCGCCTCGGCCTTCTTCTCGTCGAAGCGGGCCGGGTTCGAGTTGACGTCGCGGACGTCGAAGGCCTCGATCATCTGCTCCAGGGTGAACACGTCGGTGTCGCCGCTGTAACCCCAGCCGAGCAGGGCCAGGTAGTTGAGCAGCCCCTCCGGCAGGAAACCGCGGTCGCGGTGGTGGAACAGGCTGGACTCCGGGTCGCGCTTGGAGAGCTTGCGGTTGCCCTCCCCCATGACGAAGGGGAGGTGCCCGAATCGCGGCACGCCGTCGGCGACGCCGATGCGCTCCAGCGCCCGGTACAGCGCGATCTGACGCGGGGTCGACGAGAGGAGGTCCTCCCCGCGCAGCACGTGGGTGATCTTCATCATCGCGTCGTCGACGGGGTTGACCAGTGTGTACAGCGGGTCGCCGTTCGCCCGCGTCAGCGCGAAGTCGGGCACGGTGCCCGCCTTGATCGTGGTCTCGCCGCGCACCAGGTCGTCCCAGGTGATGTCCTCGTCGGGCATGCGCAGCCGCAGCACCGGCTTGCGCCCCTCCGCGGCGAAGGCGGCGCGCTGCTCCTCGGTGAGGTCGCGGTCGAAGTTGTCGTAGCCCAGCTTCGGGTCGCGCCCGGCCGCCTTGTGCCGCGCCTCGACCTCTTCCGGCGTCGAATACGCCTCGTAGGCCTCGCCGGCCGCCAGGAGCTTCGCCACGACCGCGCGATGGGTCTCGCGGCGCTGCGACTGGCGGTACGGGCCGTAGGGGCCGCCCTTCTCCGGGCCCTCGTCCCAATCCAGTCCGAGCCAGCGCAGGGCGTCGAGGATCGCCGCGTAGCTCTCCTCGCTGTCTCGGGCCGCATCGGTGTCCTCGATGCGGAAGACGAAATCGCCGCCGGTGTGCCGTGCGTAGGCGTAGTTGAACAGCGCGGTGCGGATGAGCCCGACGTGCGGGGTTCCGGTGGGCGACGGGCAGAATCGGACGCGGACTTCGCTGGTCATGGCGTCAACCGTAGCGAACGCCCGCGACGGTGCCGTCAGGCCCCGGTGCGGCGCTGGGCGAGGAAGTCCAGCAGCAGCCCGTTGACCCGGTCCGGCTGCTCGAGGTACCCGAAGTGCCCGGCCTTCTCGACCACCTCGTAGCGCGCCCCGGGAATCGCCTCGGCCACCTCGCGCGCCAGGAATTCGGGCAGGGTGCGGTCGTCGGCGAATCCGATGACCAGCGCCGGGACGGCGATGGCCCGGTAGGCGGCGAGCCGGTCGACCTCCCCCTCGTGGACGCCGTACTGCGCGCGGACGCCGGGGGTCACGCGCTGCGGGGAGAACTTGATGATGTCGAGCCAATCGCGCGCCGAGCGGTCGTCGGCCAGCGTGTGCGGCGAGAGGTTGAGATGGGCCGTGACGGCCGCCGCGTAGTCCTCCGGCACGGTGACGCCTTGGTCGTAGAGGGCGCGCTCCCCGGCGCCGAGCGCGCTGATCATCGGGGTCGGGCGCCCGTAGGTGGCGATCATCGATGCCGAGCGCACCAGGTCGGGACGGGCCAGGGCGAGTTCCTGGGTGATCCGCGCCCCCAGCGAGGTGCCGACGACATGCGCCGGCGCCACGTCGAGGTGTTCGATGAGCGCCGCGGTGTCGGCGACCATGTCGTCGACGGTGAAACCCTCCGGACATTCCG
This genomic interval from Gordonia sp. X0973 contains the following:
- the gltX gene encoding glutamate--tRNA ligase, which gives rise to MTSEVRVRFCPSPTGTPHVGLIRTALFNYAYARHTGGDFVFRIEDTDAARDSEESYAAILDALRWLGLDWDEGPEKGGPYGPYRQSQRRETHRAVVAKLLAAGEAYEAYSTPEEVEARHKAAGRDPKLGYDNFDRDLTEEQRAAFAAEGRKPVLRLRMPDEDITWDDLVRGETTIKAGTVPDFALTRANGDPLYTLVNPVDDAMMKITHVLRGEDLLSSTPRQIALYRALERIGVADGVPRFGHLPFVMGEGNRKLSKRDPESSLFHHRDRGFLPEGLLNYLALLGWGYSGDTDVFTLEQMIEAFDVRDVNSNPARFDEKKAEAINAEHIRMLAPADFAARLGDYLVAQGHFAQSPADEADFRALADLIQTRIQVLGDAWDLVKFHYVADADFVLDEKSAAKNLGPEVVPVLKAAIGALEGLSTWDTASIEEALKTALVEGLELKPRKAFGPVRVAVTGAAVSPPLYESMEVLGADRSLARLRDAVEKYSE
- a CDS encoding HU family DNA-binding protein produces the protein MNKAELIDELTKRLKADRQTATDAVEQFIDTVVRAVNRGEKVTITGFGVFEKRKRAPRVARNPRTGETVKVRAVNVPSFRPGAQFKEVIAGRLRLPAGIPAVKRGAVDAAAAKKAAPAKKTAAKKATPAKKTTAKKAAPAKKTAAAKKAAPAKKAAVKKATPAKTVTAAKKTPAKKAPAKKAPAKTTAAAKKAPAKKAPAKKAPAKTAAAAKKAPAKKAPAKKAPAKKATPKK
- a CDS encoding RNA degradosome polyphosphate kinase; this translates as MVHDEAVNSADPGPGAPPAATAHPDESADLPADRYLNRELSWLDFNSRVLALAEDTSLPLLERAKFLAIFTSNLDEFFMVRVAGLKRRDETGLSVRSADGLSPREQLSRIAARTQSIATRQARVFNESVKPALDGEGIHIVAWADLDKPQRTRLADYFTDQVFPVLTPLAVDPAHPFPYISGLSLNLAVTVRDRADGAEHFARVKVPDNVARFLRVDKLTAAEPRSAADESDVVFLPVEELISANLGQLFPGMDIVEHHAFRITRNADFEVDEDRDEDLLQALERELARRRFGSPVRLEIEEDMSEHMLELLLRELDVDPADVIAVPGPLDLSALFQIYDVDRPTLKDPPFVPVTNPAFGERETPKSVFSTLREGEVLVHHPYESFSTSVQRFIEQAAADPQVLAIKQTLYRTSGDSPIVDALISAAEAGKQVVALVEIKARFDERANIKWARKLEQAGVHVVYGLVGLKTHCKTCLVVRREGSTIRRYCHIGTGNYNPKTARLYEDVGLFTAAPEIGADLTDLFNTLTGYSRKHTYRNLLVAPDGIRAGIVERIRNEIERHRAGDANARIRLKANALVDEQIIDALYRASQAGVPVEIVVRGICALRPGIPGVSDNIEVRSILGRFLEHSRIFHFGAQDEFWIGSADMMHRNLDRRIEVLVQVSDPRLTRQLDEIFESALDPRTRCWVLGNDGKWTASPGADVEVRDHQTELMTRYRRLAAGSGQA
- the leuC gene encoding 3-isopropylmalate dehydratase large subunit, which encodes MSNSPAKPRTLAEKVWDDHVVARGEVDDSGQRNPDLIYIDLHLIHEVTSPQAFDGLRMAGRPVRRTDLTIATEDHNVPTVDIDKPIADPVSRTQVETLRHNCEEFGVRLYPMGDAEQGIVHVVGPQLGLTQPGMTVVCGDSHTSTHGAFGALAMGIGTSEVEHVLATQTLSLRPFKTMAITVDGELPPGVTSKDLILAVIAKIGTGGGQGYVLEYRGPAIEKLSMEARMTMCNMSIEAGARAGMIAPDQVTYEFLKGRPHAPSGDEWDAAVEYWDGLRTDEGAEFDAEVHIDASELTPFVTWGTNPGQGLPLGAAIPDPEDFGNENDKQAAQRALEYMDLVPGTPLREVKVDAVFVGSCTNGRIEDLRAVADVLRGRKVADGVRMLIVPGSMKVRQQAEQEGLGEVFTSAGAEWRQAGCSMCLGMNPDQLAPGERCASTSNRNFEGRQGKGGRTHLVSPAVAAATAVRGTLSAPADLTTEESWNR
- a CDS encoding pyridoxamine 5'-phosphate oxidase family protein gives rise to the protein MGKNQRGQIVMSDEEIADFINSQRTATLATTGPDGSIHLVAMWYGVIDGELWFETKSKSQKAMNLRRNARCSVLIEDGDTYDQLRGVTIEGSAVIYDDEEHTLPTGINVFERYYGPYSEELRPAVEQMMNKRVAVRVQAERTRSWDHRKLGLPAMPLSGSTAPAP
- a CDS encoding alpha/beta fold hydrolase; the encoded protein is MTRPQPPKTAQVNGITLAYEDPGGPGEPVVMIMGTGSPGRVWRANQAPALSRAGYRVITFDNRGISPSSECPEGFTVDDMVADTAALIEHLDVAPAHVVGTSLGARITQELALARPDLVRSASMIATYGRPTPMISALGAGERALYDQGVTVPEDYAAAVTAHLNLSPHTLADDRSARDWLDIIKFSPQRVTPGVRAQYGVHEGEVDRLAAYRAIAVPALVIGFADDRTLPEFLAREVAEAIPGARYEVVEKAGHFGYLEQPDRVNGLLLDFLAQRRTGA
- the cofC gene encoding 2-phospho-L-lactate guanylyltransferase — translated: MSWGAVLAVKPLPEAKTRLGGSAHDRAALVVAMLVDVIGAAAGAGMVPLVVTPDARIAGAAREAGALVVGEPADASGLNAAFSHGQRELRDLDPAIDAVMFLQADLPAVTSEALRSALAVHRGATDAWRPQSFVADSAGVGTAALLRPLTVVDPPLFGPHSAASHRRAGAVEIAAPTTADDPWRGLRTDVDTVADLRVAADIGVGAATAEWLHLRAGSGPRCAAGDHGA
- the leuD gene encoding 3-isopropylmalate dehydratase small subunit, whose protein sequence is MEPLTTHTGIGVPLRRSNVDTDQIIPAVYLKRVTRTGFEDGLFSSWRADPEFILNTEPCDKGSVLVAGPDFGTGSSREHAVWALMDFGFRVVLSSRFADIFRGNSGKAGLLAAQVDQGDIELIWKRLENEPGLELTVDLEAKTVTAGDLVVPFQIDDYTRWRLLEGLDDIGLTLREVEAIDVFERARPAFKPTTL
- a CDS encoding NUDIX hydrolase is translated as MSVNVRAVWAGGGVVWRPDADGQPEIALIHRPRYDDWTLPKGKTESGETVFASAVREIAEETGYAVLLGRHLRHVTYAINGTKRKHVRYWSARVTGGEFTPNREVDQLVWVSPSAAKTKLTYTLDRLVVDEFLTLPADLHTLLLVRHAKAGRRSRYSGPDDQRPLERVGRAQAQALAALLPLFGARRLHAADRTRCVQTLEPLAKALGDKKIRIEESLTEEAYLRDPEAAQRRMVDLAARHDAVHVVCSQGKAIAPLMQWWSARDGFALPANRNRKGSTWVLSIDDDGRVVAADHIADPMPDYD
- a CDS encoding IclR family transcriptional regulator, with translation MGNGTASGPVSGIGVLDKSVTVLSAVAVAPCNLAELCETTGLPRATAHRLAVGLEAHRLVARDSTGRWVPGPALRELSGSHVDRIPDAALSILPRLREITGESVQIYRRDGAERICVAALEPPSGLRDTVPVGTRLPMTAGSAAKVLLAWAPEGVRATLLDESVFAERTLADVRRKGWAQSVAERAAGVASVSAPVRDADGEVVAAISVSGPVERIGRRPGARWAADLLAAADALTERLSHSVD